The Eublepharis macularius isolate TG4126 chromosome 3, MPM_Emac_v1.0, whole genome shotgun sequence genome has a window encoding:
- the LOC129326396 gene encoding olfactory receptor 51G2-like, with protein sequence MSFSNESLGPSAFFLTGFPGLENYHVWISIPICSMYFVAIAGNCTILFIIRTDQTLHEPMYFFLSMLALSDLGLSSATLPTVLSVLWFNHRVIHFDACLTQMYLIHTFSIVESGILLSMAFDRLVAIRNPLRYTAILTNEAIRRIGVGVFLRAAILVFPTSFLLKRLQYGRRNVLSYSFCLHQDILKVVRSDRRTSSIYGLMVVLSSMTIDSVLLIVSYIMILQTVLSIASKMERLRALNTCISHICAVFTFYVPMIGLSMIHRYGKNAPPVVHILMANVYLLVPPLMNPIVYSVKTKQIRTRIVKKFRKDEGSSGAS encoded by the coding sequence ATGTCCTTCTCCAATGAGTCCCTTGGTCCTTCGGCTTTCTTCCTGACTGGCTTTCCAGGGCTGGAAAATTATCATGTCTGGATCTCCATCCCCATCTGCTCCATGTACTTTGTGGCCATCGCTGGGAACTGCACCATCCTCTTCATCATCAGGACGGACCAAACCCTCCACGAgcccatgtacttcttcctgtCCATGCTGGCGCTCTCAGACCTGGGCTTGTCTTCTGCCACTTTGCCCACCGTGCTGAGCGTCCTCTGGTTCAACCACCGCGTGATCCACTTCGATGCCTGCCTGACCCAGATGTACCTCATCCACACCTTCTCCATTGTTGAGTCTGGCATTCTACTCTCCATGGCCTTTGACCGCTTGGTGGCCATCCGCAACCCGCTGAGATACACGGCTATCCTGACCAACGAAGCCATCCGCAGAATTGGGGTGGGCGTTTTCCTCCGGGCTGCTATTCTGGTCTTCCCGACTTCCTTCCTCCTGAAGAGACTGCAGTATGGGAGAAGAAACGTGCTCTCCTATTCGTTCTGTTTGCACCAGGATATTCTGAAGGTGGTGCGCTCAGACAGGAGAACGAGCAGCATCTATGGCTTGATGGTGGTGCTTTCCTCCATGACTATTGACTCGGTGTTACTCATTGTATCCTATATCATGATCCTCCAAACTGTGCTGAGCATCGCCTCCAAGATGGAGCGACTACGGGCCCTGAATACTTGCATCTCCCACATCTGTGCTGTCTTCACTTTTTATGTACCCATGATTGGCCTCTCTATGATCCACCGATATGGGAAAAATGCTCCACCCGTTGTTCACATCCTCATGGCCAACGTCTACCTTCTGGTGCCACCCCTCATGAACCCTATTGTGTACAgtgtgaaaacaaaacaaattcgaACACGGATAGTTAAAAAGTTCCGGAAGGATGAAGGGTCAAGTGGAGCCTCTTAG